From Qipengyuania psychrotolerans:
GGCGATCGTTGGCTGGTCATACGGAGGCTATGCGGCATTGCAGTCGCAAGTCGTCGATCCGGACCTGTACCAAGCGGTCGTCGCCATCGCGCCGGTGACAGACCTGGAATATCTTCGCGAAGATGCCCGCGCCTACACGCATTACGAACTGCGCGATAAGCAGCTTGGCAGCGGCCCGCATATCGTCGCAGGCAGTCCGTTGCAGCATTCCGAAAGCTTCAAGGCACCGGTTGCATTGTTCCACGGCGAGCGTGATGTGAACGTGGATGTCCGCCATTCGCGTGCCATGGCCGATCGGCTCAAGGATGCGGGGAAGTCAGTTACCTATGCCGAATATGATGGCTTGCGCCATGGCCTGCGTGACAGCAAGGTGCGTACCGAAATGTTGATCGCGATCGACGGGTTCCTGGCTCGGTCGCTCGGTAAGTAAGGACAGCCTGATATATGGCAAATTGGGGAGGCAGAACAGGCGCGGGGTTCGGTTCTGCCTCATCGCGGACAGACCGTGAAGAAATCACGGCGCTAGTGGTGATTGCCGTAATTACGGTCTTGCTGTGGCATTCCCCCTACGGCGGATACCTGCTCTATCCTTTCACCATCTTGTCGACTTGGTTTCACGAGATGGGTCACGGGCTTGCGGCCATGGCCTTTGGCCATGAGTTCGAACGCCTGGTAATTTATCCCGACGGTTCGGGATATGCGCTCCATCTTGCCGAGGGCGATCCGCCGCGGATCGCGATGGCGTCGATCGCGGCTGCCGGTCTTTTGGGCCCCACGGTTGCCGGGTGCCTCTTGATACTCGCCTCACGGACGCAGCGCGCGACGAAGGTCGCGCTCGCAGTTCTAGGCGCAGTCCTGCTCGGCTCGACGCTGATCTGGGTCCGGTCGATTACTGGTTGGCTGGTATTGCCGGCACTCGGGGCGTTTAGCTTGTGGCTCGCCTTCTTTGCCAGCGCACAACACAAGCACTTTGCTGTACAGTTCATCGGTGTCCAGGGCTGCATCAGCATCTACCGGGACTTTGGGTATATGTTCAGTGAAGGCGGGATGCTGGGCGGGATGCCGCAGATCTCCGATACCGGTCACATCGCCCAGGCATTGTTCCTGCCGTACTGGTTCTGGGGCGGAGTGATCTCTGCGATGATCGCAGCGATGGTGTTCTGGTCATTGCGTGTCGCACACCGGCGCTGACTGGGCCGTAATCGGCGGCACAAACGAAAAGGGCGGCCCCGCAAGGCCGCCCTTTCTTGTTCCGTAGTGGACCGATTAGCGCGAGTAGAACTCGACAACCAGGTTCGGTTCCATCGTGACCGGGTAGGGCACTTCGTCGAGCTTCGGTACGCGGGTGAAGGTCACCTTGTCGGTGCCGTCGGGCGCGACGTAGTCGGGAATTTCACGCTCGGGCAGGCTCTGCGCTTCGATGACGAGAGCCATGTCCTTGGCCTTGGCGCCGAGGCTGACAACGTCACCAACCTTGACGCGGGCCGATGCCACGTTGGTCTTCACGCCGTTGAGGTAAATGTGGCCGTGGCTCACGATCTGACGGGCGGAGAAGATGGTCGGAGCGAACTTGGCGCGGTAGACAACCATGTCCAGACGCTGCTCGAGCAGGCCGATCAGGTTCTGACCGGTATCGCCCTTGATCGCGGACGCTTCCTTGTAGGTGCGCTTGAACTGCTTCTCGGTAACGTCACCGTAGTAGCCCTTGAGCTTCTGCTTGGCGCGCAGCTGCAGGCCGAAGTCGCTCATCTTGCTCTTGCGGCGCTGACCGTGCTGGCCGGGGCCATACGAACGCTTGTTTACCGGGGAATTCGGACGACCCCAGATGTTTTCACCCATCCGGCGGTCGAGTTTGTACTTGGCGCTTTTGCGCTTCGACATAAGTCTTTCCTTCAATTTGCTGAGCCATCCCTCGATCCGCCAATCGAATCGAGCGTGGCCATTCAACCCGGCATCGCTCCGCTGGAAGGTTGTTCCAGCGCGGCTACCGCTTCACCGGGGTGCGGAGCCAATTAACGAAGGCGCGCGAATAGCAGGATTGTGCAGCGCGTCAAGCGCCGCGGACAGCTTCGCAGAAAGACTGTATCAACGCAGGGTTCTTTTGGCCGGGCGCGGTTTCAACCCCTGATGATGTGTCCACTAGGGGCGCAGCCGTCAGCCGTATCGCCTCCGCGACATTATCCGGCCCGAGGCCGCCTGCCAGCCCCCAATCCATCTTGTGGTCATGGTTTGCAAGCAACTGCCAGTCAAATGCCTCTCCGTTTCCTCCTGGCAACGCTTTTGCTGGAGCGTCGAACAGGATCCGGTCAGCCTTGCCGATCCATTGGCGGCAGCGTTCAAGCGTGCCCTGATCGCGAAGCCCGACCGCTTTCCAGATTTCGCACTCCAAGGTCTCGCGCAGCTTGGCCAACCAATCAGGGGTTTCCCTACCATGAAACTGGAGGACATCCGGTTGCACGAGATCGACCGCCCGCGAAAGATCGGTGGGCGCCATGTTGACTGTCAGCAAAACCACTTTCACACCAGCAGGGACTCTCGCCCTGAGAGAGGCTGCGGCCTCCAGCGTGACATGGCGCGGCGAAGCCTCGAAATTGACCAGGCCGACGTGGGTCGCGCCTGCCTCTACAGCGGCATCCATGGTTTCAGGGGTAGAGATCCCGCAAATTTTTATCAGCATGACAGTAATCGCTTAAAGAGTGGCTTCGATAGCGCGCGCAGCTTCGGCCGGATCATCGGCTCGGCTGATCGGGCGACCGATAACAAGGACGCTGGCCCCATCGTCGCGTGCTTGGCGCGGCGTCACCACGCGTTTCTGATCACCGACAGCGCTTCCGGCCGGCCTGAGGCCCGGCACAACGAAATAGCCGTCTCTCCACTGGTCGTGGACCGCCTTGACCTCGTGTCCCGAGCAAACGATCCCGTCGAGCCCGCTGTCCTTGGCCAGTTCGGCCAGACGCATGACCTGGTCGTGGGCGGTGCCGTCTACACCGGTACGCTGGAGATCGCGGTCGTCCATGCTGGTAAGCATCGTCACACCAACAACCTTGGTATGTTCTCCCGCGGCGGCCTTGGCGTCTTCCATCATCGCCCTCCCGCCGCTTGCGTGGATCGTCACGATAGCAGGTTCCAAAGCATGGATCGCGTGCATGGCACCTGCAACTGTATTGGGGATATCGTACAGTTTGAGGTCCAGAAAAATCGGCAGACCCAGTTGCCCGATCATATGAACGCCGTGCGCCCCGTGGGCACAAAAGAACTCCAGCCCCAGCTTTATTCCGCCCACATGGGCTTTGACCTTCTTGGCCAGGTCGACGCCGTCGCGCAGGCGCGGAACGTCGAGAGCGAGATAGACGGGATTGGTCATGTTTTCGGTTGTGGCTCCGGATCGACCGGATTTGATGGCTCAGCTGAGGCAGTGTCAGGCGCGGGGGCCGCGACAGGGGCCGCTGCGGTTTCAGCTGGAGCGGTGGCAACGGCCTTGTTGCCGGCCATTGTGGTTGTGGCCTGTTCGAGCGCCGAAATGCGCCGCTCCTGGCGCCAGCGGACACCGCGGTGGTACAGCCACATAGGCACAATGCCGATCAGGAAAGACACGATGACCAAGGCGGGTACGCGGGTGTCCCAGACAATGCCGGGCCAGATGCGCACATCAATCTGCTTGTCCCAATTGCCGAAGGAGAACGCAAGCACTCCAACCAGCAGCAATATCCAGAGGAGCGTCCTGATGATCTGCATATCTTCGATACCCTTCGTCGATTTATTTGATGCTAGGCGTGCAGGCAGGTTGCGGCAAGTTCAGCCAAACACCCGGTCGAAGATCGTGTCGACTTGCTTGAAGTGGTAGTCGAGGTCGAAGCGCTCTTCGAGCTGCTCATTGGTCAGAGCTGCCGTGACTTCTTCGTCCTGCTTCAGCAGATCGAGCAGCATCATCTTGCCGTCGGATTCCCAGACTTTCATCGCGTTGCGCTGGACGAGGCGGTAGGCATCTTCGCGGCTAACGCCGTTCTGGGTCAGCGCGAGCAGGACGCGCTGCGAATGGATCAGCCCGCCCATCCGGTCCATGTTGGCCTGCATTCGCTCCGGATAAATCAGCAGCTTGTCGACCACGCTGGTCAGGCGCGCGAGGGCAAAGTCGAGCGTGATCGTCGCGTCGGGGCCGATGAAGCGTTCAACCGAGGAGTGCGAAATATCGCGCTCATGCCACAGCGCTACGTTTTCGAGCGCGGGCAAGGCATAGGCACGGATCATGCGTGCCTGTCCGGTGAGGTTTTCGGTCAGGATCGGGTTGCGCTTGTGCGGCATCGCGCTCGAACCCTTCTGGCCGGGCGAGAAGTATTCTTCTGCTTCGAGAACTTCGGTGCGCTGAAGATGGCGCACTTCTACGGCGACGCGCTCAATCGATCCGGCAATGACTGCCAGCGTGGCGAAATACATGGCGTGCCGGTCGCGCGGGATAACCTGAGTAGAGACTGGCTCTGCTTTCAGGCCGAGTTTCTCGGCAACATATTCTTCAACCGACGGATCGATATTCGCGAATGTGCCGACGGCTCCCGAGATCGCGCAGGTGGCGATCTCTTCTCGCGCATTGATCAGGCGGGTTTTGCAGCGATCAAACTCGGCATAGGCCTGTGCGAGCTTAAGTCCGAATGTCACCGGTTCGGCGTGGATGCCATGGCTACGGCCGATGGTGGGCGTATATTTGTGCTCTTCCGCGCGGCGCTTGATCGCGGCTAGCAGCGCGTCGAGATCTTCGAGCAGAAGGTCGGTCGAGCGGACGAGTTGAACGGCCAAGGTCGTGTCGAGCACGTCAGAGCTGGTCATGCCTTGATGCATGAAGCGCGCTTCATCGCCGACGTTTTCGGCAACCCAGGTCAGGAATGCGATCACGTCATGCTTGGTCACAGCCTCGATCGCGTCGATCGCTTCGACATCGATCTTGGGATTTGTGGCCCACCAGTCCCACAGTGCCTTTGCCGCGCTTTTCGGCACCACGCCCAGTTCGCCAAGCTTTTCCGTGGCATGCGCCTCAATCTCGAACCAGATGCGATATTTCGCTTCGGGTTCCCAGATGGCGGTCATGGCGGGGCGGGCATAGCGGGGGACCATTGGTCGACTCCGATTGAGGAAAAATGGGGTTCGCGCAGCGCGCTAGGGGGCGGCGCTGGCGCTGGCAAGGGCGCTTCCACCATGGCCCACCAATTACGGTCAACACAGAGTTTCCAGAAGCACCTATCTATCATTGCAAGTACTTCGAATTGCGGTAAGTTGTTCTACATGAGCGACAAATCGATATTATCCGCATCACGTATTTCTCTTGCGACATCGGCAGCCATGCTGGTGGTTCTAGCTGCTCCGGCCAATGCCGGTGAAGAAATTCTCTATAATATGCCGCCGACTTGGGTGGAGGCGGCATCATTATCCGATGTCGATTTGGAAAATGATCCCTCTGCGCTGATTTACGACTGGCAGCACCGCCTCGAAAACGGCGTTGTGAGTCAATATTTCGACGTGGCGATCAGGATCGATAATCCTGATCTGCTCATGCAGCACGGCACGATCTCGCTCGATTGGCTGCCGGACAAGGGCGATCTGACCGTCCACAAGGTAGAGATCCTGCGCGATGACGAATCGATCGATGTCATCTCCACCGGCGCTGAATTTGAAGTGATCCGGCGCGAACAGGGCCTCGAACAGCGCCTGCTTGATGGCCAGCTTACCGCCACTCTCGCAGTTCCGGGCCTGCAGGTCGGTGACATCCTCCGCGTCACGCATTCCAAGACAATCGACGACCAGGCTTTGGGCGACGGTATGCAGGCCTCGCAATACCTCATCCAGGAGCCTTGGCAGGTTGGCTTCTCGCGGGCGATCTTCAGCTGGCCCGAGAACGCCGAGATTTATTGGCGTGCGGAAGAGGAAGCCATTATCCAGCCTCCGATCGTCGAAAATGGCTACCGTAAAATGACGGTCGATTTGCCCATCGAGAAGTTCAAGGAAATGCCGGGCGATGCGCCCTCGCGCTTCAATCGCGATCCTATTCTTAGGGTTGGCAGCTACCGTGATTGGCAGGACCTGTCTCGTTCGTTTGCACCCCACTACGCCGAAGCTGCGCAAGTTGCGGACGACAGCGAAGTCGCAGCGAAGGCCGCGGCAATCATGGCTCAGACAACCGATCCGCTTGAACGCGCAGCCCTTGCCCTGCGATTGGTGCAGGATGAGGTGAGTTACCTGCTCAACGGGCTGGATGGCGGCAATTACATGCCGCAGAGTGCGTCTGACACTTGGGAAAAGCGCTATGGAGACTGCAAGGCCAAGTCGGTCCTGCTGTTCTCTCTGCTGTCGCGCATGGGGATCGACGCGGTTCCTGTCCTCGTCGTGACGGGCGGCGGAGATGCGCTGCCTGAATTGCTCCCGATACCCGGCGTCTTCAACCACATGATTGTTCGTGCGACGATCGATGGAACACACTACTGGCTGGATGGGACCAGCACGGCAACGCGCCTGAGCAATATTGCCCAGGTGCCTGCATTCTATCACGCGCTGCCGCTTACCGCCGCCGGCGCAGACCTCGTCCCCATGACCCAGCGCCGTCAGACATCGCCGGATGTCTCCATGGACCTGACGAGCGATTATTCCGCCGGGATCGATTTCCCCGCTTTGTTCACGCTCAAGGTCAAGATTTACGGCACGCAAGGCGCCGGTCTGCGAGCTGCTGCCGACGAAGCCAATGACGAGCGCCTGAAGCAGCTCGGCAAGAATTTTGCGTCTGGGCAAGGAAGTGCAGTGACTTCCGTGTCTCTCTCATATGATGATGAAGAAGCGGTCGGCATTGTGGAAGTCGAAGGCATCACGACAAGTGATTTCGCTTGGAGCGAGGGCCGGA
This genomic window contains:
- a CDS encoding M50 family metallopeptidase — translated: MANWGGRTGAGFGSASSRTDREEITALVVIAVITVLLWHSPYGGYLLYPFTILSTWFHEMGHGLAAMAFGHEFERLVIYPDGSGYALHLAEGDPPRIAMASIAAAGLLGPTVAGCLLILASRTQRATKVALAVLGAVLLGSTLIWVRSITGWLVLPALGAFSLWLAFFASAQHKHFAVQFIGVQGCISIYRDFGYMFSEGGMLGGMPQISDTGHIAQALFLPYWFWGGVISAMIAAMVFWSLRVAHRR
- the rpsD gene encoding 30S ribosomal protein S4, producing the protein MSKRKSAKYKLDRRMGENIWGRPNSPVNKRSYGPGQHGQRRKSKMSDFGLQLRAKQKLKGYYGDVTEKQFKRTYKEASAIKGDTGQNLIGLLEQRLDMVVYRAKFAPTIFSARQIVSHGHIYLNGVKTNVASARVKVGDVVSLGAKAKDMALVIEAQSLPEREIPDYVAPDGTDKVTFTRVPKLDEVPYPVTMEPNLVVEFYSR
- a CDS encoding phosphoribosylanthranilate isomerase, whose product is MLIKICGISTPETMDAAVEAGATHVGLVNFEASPRHVTLEAAASLRARVPAGVKVVLLTVNMAPTDLSRAVDLVQPDVLQFHGRETPDWLAKLRETLECEIWKAVGLRDQGTLERCRQWIGKADRILFDAPAKALPGGNGEAFDWQLLANHDHKMDWGLAGGLGPDNVAEAIRLTAAPLVDTSSGVETAPGQKNPALIQSFCEAVRGA
- the pyrF gene encoding orotidine-5'-phosphate decarboxylase — translated: MTNPVYLALDVPRLRDGVDLAKKVKAHVGGIKLGLEFFCAHGAHGVHMIGQLGLPIFLDLKLYDIPNTVAGAMHAIHALEPAIVTIHASGGRAMMEDAKAAAGEHTKVVGVTMLTSMDDRDLQRTGVDGTAHDQVMRLAELAKDSGLDGIVCSGHEVKAVHDQWRDGYFVVPGLRPAGSAVGDQKRVVTPRQARDDGASVLVIGRPISRADDPAEAARAIEATL
- a CDS encoding DUF1049 domain-containing protein, with the protein product MQIIRTLLWILLLVGVLAFSFGNWDKQIDVRIWPGIVWDTRVPALVIVSFLIGIVPMWLYHRGVRWRQERRISALEQATTTMAGNKAVATAPAETAAAPVAAPAPDTASAEPSNPVDPEPQPKT
- the purB gene encoding adenylosuccinate lyase — encoded protein: MVPRYARPAMTAIWEPEAKYRIWFEIEAHATEKLGELGVVPKSAAKALWDWWATNPKIDVEAIDAIEAVTKHDVIAFLTWVAENVGDEARFMHQGMTSSDVLDTTLAVQLVRSTDLLLEDLDALLAAIKRRAEEHKYTPTIGRSHGIHAEPVTFGLKLAQAYAEFDRCKTRLINAREEIATCAISGAVGTFANIDPSVEEYVAEKLGLKAEPVSTQVIPRDRHAMYFATLAVIAGSIERVAVEVRHLQRTEVLEAEEYFSPGQKGSSAMPHKRNPILTENLTGQARMIRAYALPALENVALWHERDISHSSVERFIGPDATITLDFALARLTSVVDKLLIYPERMQANMDRMGGLIHSQRVLLALTQNGVSREDAYRLVQRNAMKVWESDGKMMLLDLLKQDEEVTAALTNEQLEERFDLDYHFKQVDTIFDRVFG
- a CDS encoding DUF3857 domain-containing protein codes for the protein MSDKSILSASRISLATSAAMLVVLAAPANAGEEILYNMPPTWVEAASLSDVDLENDPSALIYDWQHRLENGVVSQYFDVAIRIDNPDLLMQHGTISLDWLPDKGDLTVHKVEILRDDESIDVISTGAEFEVIRREQGLEQRLLDGQLTATLAVPGLQVGDILRVTHSKTIDDQALGDGMQASQYLIQEPWQVGFSRAIFSWPENAEIYWRAEEEAIIQPPIVENGYRKMTVDLPIEKFKEMPGDAPSRFNRDPILRVGSYRDWQDLSRSFAPHYAEAAQVADDSEVAAKAAAIMAQTTDPLERAALALRLVQDEVSYLLNGLDGGNYMPQSASDTWEKRYGDCKAKSVLLFSLLSRMGIDAVPVLVVTGGGDALPELLPIPGVFNHMIVRATIDGTHYWLDGTSTATRLSNIAQVPAFYHALPLTAAGADLVPMTQRRQTSPDVSMDLTSDYSAGIDFPALFTLKVKIYGTQGAGLRAAADEANDERLKQLGKNFASGQGSAVTSVSLSYDDEEAVGIVEVEGITTSDFAWSEGRMRMSGDQTQSFSFNPDRARSEWRGIPVQTPGPQYNRMQIGLILPEGLDGFENTGPAEFEDGFANTSLKTKTVFDGNRMLSTVDIWQDLGEVSAADIPEQKRKVRKINAINAELIAPEDFAWRWEIEPKELARRAAPLLAAYDDAVDFADEDDWGPLTQRASFRAQVFDWEGTLKDLGTLIENQPSAYLHSWRAAVHEALGNRDMAIVDARAAYDLDPSSAYAFNLAEMMAYGGQRDEALALLETVPVSDEEEGSYASTYATVAGLAGRTDDALAILSEQVLAKPTNASVLNADCWFRGLFNVQPEGALASCTKAIERASNSAPMLDSRAMVSYRMGDYDAALKDLDSALELAPALSASLYLRGIVRLEQGDKDGRTDVERALRMAPELAERYAAHGVAPKK